Proteins encoded in a region of the Zonotrichia albicollis isolate bZonAlb1 chromosome 22, bZonAlb1.hap1, whole genome shotgun sequence genome:
- the BCL7B gene encoding B-cell CLL/lymphoma 7 protein family member B isoform X1: MSGRSVRAETRSRAKDDIKKVMAAIERVRRWEKKWVTVGDTSLRIFKWVPVADSKEKEKSKSSSSTAREANGFPADTSANSSLLLEFQGAVSADENSNQSSLSDVYQLKVDSSPNSSPSPQQSESMSPAHTSDFRTDDSQPPTLGQETLEEPSLPSSEVADEPPTLTKEEPVPLETQVTEEDEDSGAPPLKRFCADQNSVCHTASES; this comes from the exons ATGTCGGGGCGCTCGGTGCGGGCCGAGACCCGCAGCCGCGCCAAAGATGACATCAAGAAGGTGATGGCAGCCATCGAGCGCGTCCGCAGATG GGAGAAGAAGTGGGTGACGGTGGGCGACACGTCTCTGCGGATATTCAAGTGGGTGCCAGTGGCGGACAGTAAGGAG AAAGAGAAATCCAAATCGAGTAGCAGCACGGCCCGAGAAGCCAATGGCTTCCCAGCTGACACCTCTGCCAACTCCTCCCTCCTTCTGGAGTTCCAAG GTGCTGTTTCTGCAGATGAGAACAGCAACCAGAGCTCCCTGTCTGATGTATACCAGCTCAAGGTGGACAgcagtcccaactccagccccAGTCCTCAACAGAGCGAGTCCATGAGTCCTGCCCACACGTCTGACTTCCGCACAGACGACTCACAGCCTCCTACCCTGGGGCAGGAGACTCTGGAAG agccctccctgccttcctcagAAGTGGCAGATGAGCCTCCCACTCTCACAAAGGAAGAGCCAGTCCCCCTTGAGACTCAG GTAACTGAAGAGGATGAGGACTCTGGTGCGCCGCCTCTGAAGAGATTTTGTGCTGACCAGAACTCTGTGTGCCACACAGCCTCAGAGAGCTAA
- the BCL7B gene encoding B-cell CLL/lymphoma 7 protein family member B isoform X2 yields the protein MSGRSVRAETRSRAKDDIKKVMAAIERVRRWEKKWVTVGDTSLRIFKWVPVADSKEKEKSKSSSSTAREANGFPADTSANSSLLLEFQDENSNQSSLSDVYQLKVDSSPNSSPSPQQSESMSPAHTSDFRTDDSQPPTLGQETLEEPSLPSSEVADEPPTLTKEEPVPLETQVTEEDEDSGAPPLKRFCADQNSVCHTASES from the exons ATGTCGGGGCGCTCGGTGCGGGCCGAGACCCGCAGCCGCGCCAAAGATGACATCAAGAAGGTGATGGCAGCCATCGAGCGCGTCCGCAGATG GGAGAAGAAGTGGGTGACGGTGGGCGACACGTCTCTGCGGATATTCAAGTGGGTGCCAGTGGCGGACAGTAAGGAG AAAGAGAAATCCAAATCGAGTAGCAGCACGGCCCGAGAAGCCAATGGCTTCCCAGCTGACACCTCTGCCAACTCCTCCCTCCTTCTGGAGTTCCAAG ATGAGAACAGCAACCAGAGCTCCCTGTCTGATGTATACCAGCTCAAGGTGGACAgcagtcccaactccagccccAGTCCTCAACAGAGCGAGTCCATGAGTCCTGCCCACACGTCTGACTTCCGCACAGACGACTCACAGCCTCCTACCCTGGGGCAGGAGACTCTGGAAG agccctccctgccttcctcagAAGTGGCAGATGAGCCTCCCACTCTCACAAAGGAAGAGCCAGTCCCCCTTGAGACTCAG GTAACTGAAGAGGATGAGGACTCTGGTGCGCCGCCTCTGAAGAGATTTTGTGCTGACCAGAACTCTGTGTGCCACACAGCCTCAGAGAGCTAA
- the LOC102068474 gene encoding LOW QUALITY PROTEIN: ribonuclease SLFN12-like (The sequence of the model RefSeq protein was modified relative to this genomic sequence to represent the inferred CDS: substituted 1 base at 1 genomic stop codon) — protein MIASQERQLPINLTTNYPDVLVVIGKSGTSVYPVTSREAPEFLRKKNCVKCHKENGLTPKRDQLSFDGGAKETPPNIQEHNIQDTVARFIKKVEVLVGEVLGFTQATHIEFKECSTKSSLXYIRKNFPKYVSAFANTEGGYLFFGVDDNCKVTGTHSNVEKVALEQTVADAISSMCAHHFCGSGAGMQIQVHILGVYDQAGYSQGYACAMHIESSGCTVLDGDPEFWMVLGTIREESVGSWALTKRLSSRKWMEFMTAADPDK, from the exons ATGATTGCCAGCCAAGAGAGGCAGCTGCCGATTAATTTGACCACAAACTATCCTGATGTGTTGGTAGTTATTGGGAA GTCTGGCACGTCTGTTTATCCTGTGACTTCCAGAGAAGCTCCTGAATTCCTGAGGAAGAAAAACTGTGTCAAGTGCCACAAAGAGAATGGACTGACCCCCAAGAGAGATCAGCTGAGTTTTGATGGGGGAGCAAAAGAGACTCCTCCGAACATCCAAGAGCACAACATCCAAGATACTGTGGCCAGGTTTATAAAGAAAGTTGAAGTGCTGGTTGGGGAGGTCCTGGGTTTCACACAGGCAACACATATTGAATTTAAGGAATGCAGTACAAAGAGTAGCCTGTAATACATCAGAAAAAACTTTCCTAAATATGTCTCTGCCTTTGCAAACACTGAGGGTGGATATTTATTTTTTGGTGTGGATGACAACTGTAAAGTCACTGGGACCCACAGTAATGTGGAGAAAGTAGCTTTAGAACAAACAGTAGCTGATGCCATCAGCTCAATGTGTGCCCATCACTTCTGTGGCTCTGGGGCTGGCATGCAGATCCAGGTGCACATCCTGGGTGTTTATGACCAAGCAGGCTATTCACAGGGTTATGCCTGTGCCATGCACATTGAGTCATCTGGCTGCACTGTGCTCGATGGTGACCCTGAATTCTGGATGGTGCTGGGCACTATCAGGGAGGAGAGTGTGGGGAGCTGGGCACTGACTAAAAGACTGAGCAGCCGGAAATGGATGGAGTTCATGACAGCTGCAGACCCAGATAAATAA